The following coding sequences are from one Rathayibacter sp. SW19 window:
- a CDS encoding alpha/beta hydrolase gives MPAWLLSVHIDRAPFLVVLYAIAAAFVLVLILRKPTARWVRISLIGILVGGTIGFLAGWLTSDVFNTFGLPLTDVTKMWVTLGGAGIGLAVVNLWRSGLWRKVVAVVSVGVFLITMAAGINVDFGAYPNLRDALFTNPYPAATAQQLDQHAGPLQEDLAAVWQAPAKMPRTGQVRAVDIPATTSHFAARNGEVYLPPAALTKNPPALPVIEMMSGQPGFPAEMFTLARTEVVLNAYAAQHHGLAPIVVVPDQLGNAGQNPMCVNSPLGNSATYLTVDVPRWINSHLHVASGASAWAVAGFSQGATCAMQFGAADPKLFGSILSISGELEPTIGSDTVSKAFHGSVLAYDQAKPMTIMKQNAPYVHSYAIFGVGSKDAKYTAFQRTTMSAANAAGMTTQWISAPGSSHDWNTVRYVLKTALPTLADRMGL, from the coding sequence GTGCCAGCCTGGTTGCTCTCGGTTCACATCGATCGGGCACCGTTCCTGGTCGTGCTGTATGCGATCGCAGCAGCCTTCGTTCTGGTGCTGATCCTCAGGAAACCGACGGCGCGGTGGGTTCGGATCTCGCTCATCGGCATCCTGGTGGGGGGCACCATCGGATTCCTTGCGGGCTGGCTGACCAGCGACGTGTTCAACACCTTCGGGTTACCGCTGACGGACGTCACCAAAATGTGGGTGACGCTCGGCGGTGCCGGGATCGGTCTCGCCGTTGTCAATCTGTGGAGGTCGGGCCTGTGGCGAAAGGTCGTCGCCGTCGTCAGCGTCGGAGTATTCCTGATCACGATGGCCGCCGGCATCAATGTCGACTTCGGTGCGTATCCGAATCTGCGCGATGCGCTGTTCACGAATCCGTATCCGGCCGCAACCGCGCAACAACTCGATCAGCACGCCGGGCCGCTGCAGGAGGACCTCGCAGCGGTCTGGCAAGCACCGGCGAAGATGCCGCGCACCGGGCAGGTGCGCGCGGTCGACATTCCGGCGACGACCTCGCATTTCGCGGCTCGCAACGGCGAGGTGTATCTACCGCCTGCCGCGTTGACGAAGAATCCGCCAGCCTTGCCGGTGATCGAAATGATGTCCGGTCAGCCAGGCTTTCCCGCAGAAATGTTCACGCTTGCGCGCACTGAAGTGGTGCTGAACGCCTACGCGGCCCAACATCACGGGCTGGCGCCGATCGTGGTCGTTCCCGACCAATTGGGCAACGCTGGTCAGAATCCAATGTGCGTGAATTCGCCGCTCGGAAATTCTGCGACCTACCTCACCGTTGACGTTCCGCGTTGGATCAATAGTCACCTGCACGTCGCAAGCGGCGCATCCGCATGGGCGGTTGCCGGATTTTCGCAGGGCGCGACGTGCGCAATGCAGTTCGGGGCCGCAGACCCGAAGCTGTTCGGCTCGATTCTCAGCATTTCCGGCGAATTGGAGCCGACGATCGGCTCAGATACCGTGTCCAAAGCGTTCCATGGCTCGGTCCTCGCATACGATCAGGCGAAGCCGATGACGATCATGAAGCAGAATGCTCCGTACGTGCACTCGTATGCGATCTTCGGGGTCGGAAGCAAAGACGCAAAGTACACCGCGTTCCAGCGCACGACCATGTCAGCGGCGAATGCGGCGGGTATGACGACGCAGTGGATTTCAGCGCCGGGGTCGTCGCACGACTGGAACACGGTGCGCTACGTCCTGAAGACGGCACTGCCGACGCTTGCGGATCGAATGGGGCTGTGA
- a CDS encoding ABC transporter permease — MSVRMVRRGHASSILVAALSSAFGVILLLGTGVLSTSIERSRLAEHGSVQLDLMLVAAVFIVIAVYVGALVITNTFATIVAGRARTLALYRLIGSSSVALRRSVAREGLLVGALGAVIGALSGIVVVVVGVRILIGIGLLPDLPYPFVTAVILVPAIVVLLTTWWAAWIGSRRVLSVSPLQAVGASTPASREDSTGSRLRLVVCLVMMGAGFALLAAGIVIGMRSPAGLLIALLGGLMSFGGLVAGANRFMPPVLHVVGRALGSSAPARLAAANTHRYPERSARTSVGLVIGVTLVTMFSVAAQCYQNAILASQRAAPGLYADSGVNTVLTVTVTVFSILVGFSALIAAVGVVNNLSLSVLQRTRELGLLRALGFSARQARIMILAESAQLTVASVVAGLVLGTVYGWAGAQSLLGSLPGGGLLAPAIPWTMFLIAAIAAAALAVTAAIAPARRAVSVAPVAALAAD; from the coding sequence GTGAGTGTGCGGATGGTGCGGCGCGGTCACGCCTCGAGCATCCTCGTTGCGGCGTTGAGTTCAGCATTCGGCGTCATTCTGCTGCTCGGCACCGGGGTGCTGTCGACCTCTATCGAGCGGTCGAGACTGGCAGAACATGGGTCAGTGCAGCTTGACTTGATGCTTGTTGCCGCCGTATTCATTGTGATCGCGGTTTACGTCGGCGCGTTGGTCATCACCAACACGTTCGCGACCATCGTGGCCGGTCGGGCGCGCACGCTCGCTCTCTATCGGCTGATCGGCTCGAGTTCAGTGGCGTTGCGCCGCTCTGTCGCGCGCGAAGGCCTGTTAGTCGGAGCGCTCGGTGCCGTCATCGGGGCGCTCTCGGGCATCGTGGTCGTCGTCGTCGGCGTGCGGATTCTGATCGGCATCGGATTGCTGCCTGACCTGCCGTACCCGTTCGTGACTGCGGTGATCCTGGTCCCGGCGATCGTTGTTTTGCTGACCACATGGTGGGCCGCTTGGATCGGCTCGCGCCGTGTGCTGTCGGTCAGCCCGTTGCAGGCGGTCGGGGCCAGCACTCCCGCCTCACGCGAGGACAGCACCGGCTCCCGGCTCCGTCTCGTGGTCTGCCTTGTCATGATGGGAGCGGGCTTCGCCTTGTTGGCCGCGGGCATCGTGATCGGCATGCGATCGCCGGCCGGATTACTGATCGCGCTCCTCGGCGGATTGATGTCCTTCGGCGGACTCGTTGCCGGGGCCAACCGGTTCATGCCGCCCGTTCTTCACGTCGTCGGTCGCGCTCTCGGCTCCAGTGCGCCAGCACGCCTTGCGGCAGCAAACACGCACCGGTATCCAGAGCGCAGCGCACGAACGAGCGTGGGGCTGGTCATCGGCGTAACGCTCGTCACGATGTTCTCGGTCGCCGCCCAGTGCTATCAGAATGCGATCCTCGCCTCGCAGCGCGCCGCGCCAGGACTGTATGCCGACAGCGGTGTGAACACCGTGCTCACCGTAACCGTGACGGTCTTCAGCATTCTGGTTGGATTTTCCGCACTGATCGCCGCCGTCGGCGTTGTGAACAATCTGTCGCTGAGCGTTCTGCAGCGAACGAGAGAGTTGGGCCTCCTCCGAGCGCTCGGCTTCAGCGCGCGCCAGGCGCGGATCATGATCCTTGCAGAGAGCGCACAACTGACGGTCGCATCGGTCGTCGCGGGCCTCGTACTCGGCACTGTGTACGGTTGGGCCGGCGCGCAGTCTTTACTCGGTTCACTGCCGGGAGGAGGATTGCTCGCGCCGGCAATTCCGTGGACGATGTTTCTGATCGCGGCGATCGCGGCCGCCGCGCTGGCGGTGACCGCTGCGATCGCGCCGGCGCGTCGCGCTGTATCCGTTGCCCCAGTCGCCGCGCTCGCAGCAGACTGA
- a CDS encoding ABC transporter ATP-binding protein — protein MQITTTSLGLVARLAHATKFYGSGEGGVLALNELSLGIERGRFTAIMGPSGSGKSTLMHIMAGLDTLTSGRAWLGDTEITALRDSELTLLRRRRVGFVFQAFNLVPTLDVLTNITLPFELDGRQPTDGETAWINQLVDSLGLRDRLRHRPHELSGGQQQRVAIARALVTRPELIFADEPTGNLDSRSGREVLALLAASCTEYGQSIALVTHDPIAASYADRIVFLADGAVAHETGRAMPSEISELMLSLEAVA, from the coding sequence ATGCAGATCACGACAACAAGCCTCGGCCTCGTCGCGCGGCTCGCGCACGCCACAAAATTCTATGGAAGCGGTGAAGGGGGCGTCCTAGCGCTGAACGAATTGTCATTGGGAATCGAACGCGGACGGTTCACGGCAATCATGGGTCCAAGCGGGTCCGGAAAGTCGACTCTGATGCACATCATGGCGGGGCTGGACACTCTGACCTCCGGTCGGGCATGGCTTGGCGACACTGAGATCACCGCGCTCCGCGACTCTGAGTTGACGTTGCTGCGCCGACGTCGTGTCGGCTTCGTGTTCCAGGCGTTCAATCTGGTGCCCACTCTCGACGTGCTCACGAACATCACGCTTCCGTTCGAACTCGATGGACGCCAGCCGACTGATGGGGAGACCGCGTGGATCAATCAGCTGGTCGATTCGCTCGGACTGCGAGATCGTCTCCGGCATCGCCCGCATGAGCTCTCCGGCGGTCAACAGCAGCGTGTCGCGATTGCGCGTGCGCTCGTGACGCGCCCCGAGCTGATTTTCGCAGACGAGCCGACCGGCAACCTCGATTCCCGCAGCGGCCGTGAGGTGCTGGCCCTGCTGGCTGCTTCCTGCACGGAATATGGGCAAAGCATCGCTTTGGTCACGCACGACCCGATTGCAGCAAGCTATGCCGATCGGATCGTGTTCCTTGCCGATGGGGCGGTGGCACACGAGACAGGCAGGGCGATGCCGTCCGAGATCTCGGAGTTGATGCTGAGCTTGGAGGCCGTCGCGTGA
- a CDS encoding response regulator transcription factor → MSGSPIRVGLVDDQVLFRAGIRMLVSSQSDLQFVGEAGDGLDGVAMVASAHPDVVLMDIRMPVMDGIASTQAIFASATRRSVTAPRVIVLTTFDLDEAAARAIRAGASGFVLKDADPEFLLAAIRTVHSGSAVIAAGATRALFEHFASNAPVPVPASFSGLTAREHEIFALAARGLSNGEIAAGEFLSEATVKTHISRILAKLRLRDRVQLVVYAFEHGLVR, encoded by the coding sequence ATGAGCGGCTCTCCAATCAGGGTCGGTCTGGTCGACGATCAGGTGCTGTTTCGCGCGGGGATCCGCATGCTGGTGTCCTCCCAATCCGACCTGCAATTCGTCGGTGAGGCGGGTGACGGCTTGGACGGCGTCGCCATGGTCGCCTCCGCGCACCCGGACGTCGTGCTGATGGACATCCGGATGCCCGTGATGGACGGAATCGCATCAACTCAGGCGATCTTCGCTTCGGCCACGCGGCGCTCCGTTACCGCGCCGCGGGTCATCGTGCTCACCACGTTCGATCTCGATGAAGCGGCGGCGCGCGCGATTCGCGCTGGAGCGAGCGGGTTCGTCTTGAAGGACGCAGACCCCGAGTTCCTGCTCGCCGCGATCCGTACCGTTCATTCGGGCAGCGCCGTTATCGCAGCGGGCGCCACGCGGGCGTTGTTCGAGCATTTTGCATCGAATGCGCCCGTGCCGGTGCCAGCTTCGTTCAGCGGCCTCACCGCACGCGAGCACGAGATCTTCGCGTTGGCCGCTCGGGGCCTCAGCAATGGCGAGATCGCCGCAGGCGAGTTTCTCAGTGAGGCCACCGTCAAGACGCACATCAGCCGGATTCTCGCGAAGTTGCGTCTGCGGGATCGGGTGCAGCTGGTCGTGTACGCGTTCGAGCACGGACTGGTTCGCTGA